A single window of Methanosphaera sp. DNA harbors:
- the rpl12p gene encoding 50S ribosomal protein P1, producing the protein MEYVYAALLLNATEKEINEENVTAILSAAGVDVDDARVKALIASLEDVDIEEAIATAAVAAAPAAAPVAAEEEEAEEEEEEDEEEEAEEAAAAGLGALFG; encoded by the coding sequence ATGGAATACGTATACGCAGCATTATTATTAAACGCAACAGAAAAAGAAATTAACGAAGAAAATGTTACAGCTATCTTATCTGCAGCTGGTGTAGATGTAGATGATGCTAGAGTAAAAGCATTAATCGCATCCCTCGAAGATGTAGATATTGAAGAAGCTATCGCAACAGCAGCAGTAGCAGCAGCACCTGCAGCAGCTCCTGTAGCAGCTGAAGAAGAAGAAGCTGAAGAAGAAGAGGAAGAAGACGAAGAAGAAGAAGCTGAAGAAGCAGCAGCAGCTGGATTAGGTGCACTTTTCGGATAA
- a CDS encoding 50S ribosomal protein L11, translating to MASQTIEILVEGGKATPGPPLGPAIGPLGINMMQVVEEINKKTADFAGMKVPAKITADLDTKEFEVTIGTPPTTALILDELGIESGSHEPGTEVAADFKVEQAFKVARMKYDDLLANDYKHATKEVIGTCVSMGINVEGKDGRDTQKDIDNGDYDEVFNQ from the coding sequence GTGGCTAGTCAAACTATTGAAATCCTAGTGGAAGGTGGAAAAGCCACACCAGGACCACCATTAGGTCCGGCTATAGGTCCATTAGGTATTAATATGATGCAAGTTGTTGAAGAAATCAACAAAAAAACTGCTGATTTCGCTGGAATGAAAGTGCCTGCAAAAATAACTGCAGATCTTGATACAAAAGAATTTGAGGTAACAATAGGAACACCACCTACAACAGCTTTAATTCTTGATGAATTAGGAATCGAAAGCGGTTCACACGAACCAGGTACAGAAGTAGCAGCTGATTTCAAAGTTGAACAAGCATTTAAAGTTGCTAGAATGAAATACGATGACTTACTTGCAAATGATTACAAACACGCTACAAAAGAAGTGATTGGAACATGCGTAAGTATGGGTATTAACGTTGAAGGTAAAGATGGACGTGACACTCAAAAAGACATCGACAATGGAGATTATGACGAAGTATTTAACCAATAG
- a CDS encoding HD domain-containing protein, with translation MSDIDNLIEDVYEKLQCTNYIIDHSKAVYERSKYITQHYDNIDEDLIKAGCMLHDVGRTLTSDIRHAYLGADLLRNLGVDEKICKITERHIGAGVSKQDAKENNLPDRNYIPETFEEKVVAHADNLVHGIKEVDLDFVIEKWTNKGMSKDAIDRLIKLHNELIR, from the coding sequence ATGTCAGATATAGATAACTTAATTGAAGATGTATATGAAAAACTACAATGCACAAACTACATAATTGATCATTCAAAAGCAGTATATGAACGATCAAAATACATAACACAACACTATGATAACATAGATGAAGATCTAATAAAAGCAGGATGTATGCTACATGATGTAGGACGAACACTAACATCAGACATAAGACATGCATATCTAGGAGCAGACTTGCTACGTAACCTTGGAGTTGATGAGAAAATCTGTAAAATAACAGAAAGACACATAGGAGCAGGAGTATCAAAACAAGATGCAAAAGAAAACAACTTGCCTGATCGTAACTATATACCTGAAACATTTGAAGAAAAAGTAGTAGCACATGCAGACAACCTAGTACATGGAATAAAAGAAGTAGATCTAGACTTTGTAATAGAAAAATGGACAAATAAAGGCATGTCAAAAGATGCAATAGATCGCCTTATAAAACTACACAATGAATTAATAAGATGA
- the comA gene encoding phosphosulfolactate synthase yields the protein MKAFEFLDKVGKVDTNTMVLDKAMGYKTVEDMLTITAEYFNLAKYGWGTSMLVDEDIIKDKNELYHSYDIKTYPGGTLFELANREDKIDEYFQQLDKLGFNAVEISDGSTVIDADRRADAISKAKEVGLYTLTEVGKKNPQKDKEYSEDMRIELINTDIQNGADMVIVEGRESGKNIGIYDGSGNIKADTLTKLYENTPREKIMWEAPQKNQQVELILTLGNDINLGNINTNDIISLETLRRGLRGDTLGKV from the coding sequence ATGAAAGCATTTGAATTTTTAGACAAAGTTGGAAAAGTTGATACAAACACAATGGTTCTAGATAAAGCAATGGGATATAAAACAGTAGAAGACATGCTTACAATTACAGCTGAATACTTTAATCTTGCAAAGTATGGATGGGGAACATCAATGCTTGTAGATGAAGATATTATAAAAGATAAAAATGAATTGTATCATTCATATGATATTAAAACATATCCTGGTGGAACACTCTTTGAACTTGCAAATCGTGAAGATAAAATAGATGAATACTTCCAACAACTTGATAAACTAGGATTTAATGCTGTTGAAATTTCAGATGGATCAACAGTTATTGATGCAGATAGACGTGCTGATGCAATAAGTAAAGCTAAAGAAGTTGGACTTTATACATTAACAGAAGTTGGAAAGAAAAATCCACAAAAAGATAAAGAATACTCAGAGGATATGAGAATTGAATTAATTAATACTGATATTCAAAATGGTGCTGATATGGTTATTGTTGAAGGACGTGAAAGTGGTAAAAATATTGGTATTTATGATGGTAGTGGAAATATTAAAGCTGATACTTTAACAAAATTATATGAAAATACTCCACGTGAAAAAATTATGTGGGAAGCTCCACAGAAAAATCAGCAAGTTGAATTAATTTTAACACTTGGAAATGATATTAACCTTGGAAATATTAATACAAACGATATTATTTCACTTGAAACATTAAGACGTGGACTTAGAGGAGATACACTCGGTAAAGTATAA
- a CDS encoding protein translocase SEC61 complex subunit gamma — MNINKESIGSFIKQCERVLKISRKPDNSEYKTVAKVTGIGVIAIGVVGFIITIVSQLLFYS, encoded by the coding sequence ATGAATATAAACAAAGAATCAATAGGCAGTTTTATAAAACAATGCGAAAGAGTACTTAAAATTTCAAGAAAACCTGATAATAGCGAATATAAAACTGTAGCAAAAGTTACAGGAATAGGAGTTATTGCAATAGGTGTTGTTGGATTCATAATTACAATAGTATCACAACTATTATTCTATTCATAG
- the tfe gene encoding transcription factor E: protein MARKKVVYNFDYDSKFLNEHNVKKLAYDLTHDSDNSEKILDCLFTAEVTDEQIAEATGIKLNLVRKILYKFYDVGMANYTRKKDPETQWFTYYWRFDSRKAANILETQYNHHNEEIKESLEYEENNMFFVCPNGCRYPFDEAATYQFICPRCNTTLEYKDNTDIINDLKKLKSSYTINEE, encoded by the coding sequence ATGGCTAGAAAAAAAGTTGTATATAATTTTGATTATGATTCCAAGTTCTTAAATGAACATAATGTTAAAAAATTAGCATATGATCTAACTCATGATTCTGATAATAGTGAGAAAATATTAGATTGTTTATTCACAGCTGAAGTTACAGATGAACAGATAGCTGAAGCTACAGGTATTAAATTAAATTTAGTAAGAAAAATCTTATATAAATTTTATGATGTAGGGATGGCAAACTATACAAGGAAAAAAGATCCAGAAACACAATGGTTTACATACTACTGGAGATTTGATTCAAGAAAAGCAGCAAATATTCTAGAAACCCAGTATAACCATCATAATGAGGAAATTAAAGAATCTTTAGAATATGAAGAAAATAATATGTTCTTTGTATGTCCTAATGGATGCAGATATCCATTTGATGAGGCTGCAACATATCAATTCATATGTCCTAGATGTAATACAACATTAGAATACAAAGATAACACAGATATAATCAATGATCTTAAAAAACTTAAATCCTCATACACAATAAATGAAGAATAG
- the ftsZ gene encoding cell division protein FtsZ has product MKSLINDSLKDSKANTTTERPNVPSSSSNLDDINQELVDIINQSRAKIFVIGAGGAGNNTISRLGEIGIEGAETISVNTDAQDLFFCKSNDKILIGKETCAGLGAGGIPAVGEASAEESEEQIKRKIDGADMVFVTCGLGGGTGTGSAPVISKIAQKAGALTIAVVTMPFSAEGVKRRENAESGLEKLQEAADTVLVIPNDKLLEVAPSLPINKAFMVSDELLGRAVKGITELITKPGLVSLDFADIKSVMEDSGMAMIGMGESDTGDRAIESVNEALNSPLLDLDISNAKSALVNISGSSDLTLNEAEKIVQIVADELDPEANIIWGTQIQDDLASTVRTTIVIAGVNSPSSGSDDSYKEKSRGEEAATPDTDLEGFIDDVF; this is encoded by the coding sequence GTGAAATCTTTAATAAATGATAGCTTAAAAGATTCTAAAGCTAATACTACAACAGAAAGACCTAATGTCCCTAGTTCAAGTTCAAACTTAGATGATATTAACCAAGAACTTGTGGATATTATAAACCAAAGTAGAGCAAAAATATTTGTTATAGGAGCAGGTGGAGCTGGAAATAACACTATTTCACGTTTAGGTGAAATTGGTATTGAAGGTGCAGAAACTATCTCTGTAAACACAGATGCACAAGATTTATTCTTCTGTAAATCAAATGATAAAATCTTAATTGGAAAAGAAACCTGTGCTGGTCTTGGTGCTGGTGGAATTCCTGCAGTAGGAGAAGCAAGTGCAGAAGAAAGTGAAGAACAAATTAAAAGAAAGATCGATGGAGCAGATATGGTATTTGTAACATGTGGTCTTGGTGGAGGAACAGGTACAGGTTCAGCACCAGTAATTAGTAAAATTGCACAAAAAGCAGGTGCATTAACTATTGCTGTTGTAACAATGCCATTTAGTGCAGAAGGAGTAAAAAGACGAGAAAATGCTGAAAGTGGTCTTGAAAAACTTCAAGAAGCAGCAGATACAGTTCTTGTAATTCCTAATGATAAATTACTAGAAGTTGCTCCAAGCTTACCAATTAACAAAGCATTTATGGTATCAGATGAACTTCTCGGACGTGCTGTAAAAGGTATCACAGAGTTAATTACAAAACCTGGACTTGTAAGTTTAGACTTTGCTGATATTAAAAGTGTAATGGAAGACAGTGGAATGGCTATGATTGGTATGGGTGAATCCGATACTGGTGATAGAGCTATTGAATCTGTAAATGAAGCTCTTAACAGTCCACTTCTCGATCTTGATATTTCCAATGCAAAAAGTGCACTTGTTAACATAAGTGGTAGCAGTGATTTAACATTAAATGAAGCTGAAAAAATTGTACAAATTGTTGCAGATGAACTTGACCCTGAAGCAAACATCATCTGGGGTACACAGATACAAGACGATCTTGCAAGTACAGTAAGAACAACAATTGTTATTGCTGGAGTAAACTCCCCATCAAGTGGATCTGATGATTCATACAAAGAAAAATCACGTGGAGAAGAAGCAGCAACACCTGACACAGACCTTGAAGGCTTTATAGATGATGTATTCTAG
- a CDS encoding 50S ribosomal protein L1: MTQEIEEAVKKVLSESKPRNFTQSIDVVMTINDLDINKPENRLDEEVLLPNGRGKDVKIAFIAEGELAYQAEQAGADLVISKERLEELGKNRQEAKKIANSHDFFVAQSDLMPTVGRFLGPVLGPRKKMPKPIPASANPETILGRLRSTIKIRVKDQPIIQSIVGSEDMTEEQVSENIDAIMDVLDRKLEKGSKQIKAMYLKTTMGSVTRVI, encoded by the coding sequence ATGACACAAGAAATTGAAGAAGCAGTGAAGAAGGTTTTATCAGAATCTAAACCGAGAAACTTCACACAGTCTATAGATGTGGTCATGACCATAAACGATTTAGACATAAACAAACCAGAAAACCGTTTAGATGAAGAAGTGCTTCTCCCTAATGGACGTGGAAAAGATGTTAAAATTGCATTTATTGCTGAAGGTGAATTAGCATACCAAGCTGAACAAGCAGGTGCAGATTTAGTTATAAGCAAAGAAAGACTTGAAGAATTAGGTAAAAATAGACAAGAAGCTAAAAAAATAGCTAACTCTCATGATTTCTTCGTAGCACAATCTGACTTAATGCCAACAGTTGGTAGATTCTTAGGACCTGTATTAGGACCAAGAAAAAAAATGCCTAAACCAATTCCAGCTAGTGCAAATCCAGAAACCATATTAGGTAGATTAAGAAGTACAATAAAAATAAGAGTGAAAGACCAACCTATAATACAATCTATTGTAGGATCTGAAGATATGACTGAAGAACAAGTTTCTGAAAATATCGATGCTATAATGGATGTTCTTGATCGTAAATTAGAAAAAGGTTCTAAACAGATCAAAGCAATGTATTTAAAAACCACAATGGGATCTGTAACGAGGGTGATCTAG
- a CDS encoding 50S ribosomal protein L10 has product MNHVADWKKEKVAELEDLSNSHEIVGIVNLADIPAPQLQTMRKSLGDKAVLKMSRKNFIKIALENSDKDLEDLADYLEGQPAMVFTEMNPFKLFKILEDSKTEAPAKAGSIAPADIVVPAGDTSFPPGPILGELQQAGIPAKIDKGKIVVTDDATVVNEGEEIPKKVADILTKLEIYPMEVGMDLLAVCEGDTIYTADVLRIDEEETRQTIATAFQNAINLSVNAAVFNSESTPLLIQKAANEALNLAVFANILTSETADRILSKAYSQMLALASKLSEDATDDELKEKLNSQAAAAPAVEDTQEAEEEPEEEEEDEEVSAAAGLGALFG; this is encoded by the coding sequence ATGAATCATGTTGCAGATTGGAAAAAAGAAAAAGTTGCTGAATTAGAAGATTTATCAAATTCTCACGAAATTGTAGGTATTGTGAACTTAGCTGATATCCCAGCACCACAACTTCAAACTATGAGAAAATCATTAGGTGATAAAGCAGTTTTAAAAATGTCACGTAAAAACTTTATTAAAATTGCACTTGAAAATTCTGATAAAGATCTTGAAGATTTAGCAGATTATCTTGAAGGTCAACCAGCAATGGTCTTCACAGAAATGAATCCTTTCAAACTATTTAAAATCTTAGAAGATAGTAAAACGGAAGCTCCAGCAAAAGCTGGAAGTATTGCTCCAGCTGATATCGTAGTTCCAGCAGGAGATACATCTTTCCCACCTGGACCTATTCTTGGTGAATTACAACAAGCTGGTATTCCTGCAAAAATCGATAAAGGAAAAATTGTAGTAACCGACGATGCAACAGTTGTAAACGAAGGCGAAGAAATTCCTAAAAAAGTTGCAGACATACTCACAAAACTTGAAATTTACCCAATGGAAGTGGGAATGGACTTACTAGCAGTTTGTGAAGGAGACACAATTTACACAGCAGATGTACTTAGAATTGATGAAGAAGAAACTCGTCAAACAATTGCAACTGCATTCCAGAATGCTATTAATTTATCAGTTAACGCAGCTGTATTCAACAGTGAATCAACACCACTACTCATACAGAAAGCTGCAAATGAAGCTCTTAACTTAGCAGTATTTGCTAACATATTAACTTCAGAAACAGCTGATAGAATATTATCTAAAGCATATTCACAAATGTTAGCTTTAGCATCCAAATTATCTGAAGATGCAACTGATGATGAACTTAAAGAAAAATTAAATTCACAAGCAGCAGCAGCTCCAGCAGTTGAGGATACTCAAGAAGCTGAAGAAGAACCTGAAGAAGAGGAAGAAGACGAAGAAGTATCTGCAGCAGCAGGTCTCGGAGCTCTCTTTGGATAA
- the alaS gene encoding alanine--tRNA ligase, giving the protein MTFELEELGYKKQVCQKCGNTFWSIRPRATCGDAPCDEYEFIGNPVTDKHYDLMGIQKKFKGFFKDNDHTPIDRYPVLAKRWRNDVFLVGASIYDFQPWVTNGMTKPPANPLVVAQPSIRLNDVDNVGRTGRHMTCFTMGAHHAFNSEGNNIYWQNQTLRYCHDFLVSIGINEEEITYIESWWKGGGNEGPSYEICAHGVELATLVFIQYATTKDGLKEIPLKVVDTGYGLERIAWVSQGTPTAYDATFEPVINSLTDLSGVELDTEILSENARIAGMMDIEDISDLKLLRKKVADKLSVDVDYLKDATAPMEAIYIVADHTRCLSFMLADGIIPSNVKEGYLARLVLRRTVKYMNELGLNESLSDIMKIQLDFLSKTYPEIKDNKDYILNITDLEEERYHTTLTKGTNLIKRSIKNLKKDNITSFPNDMLINFYDSHGIPPETVEAIAKENAFDANIPDNFYTQIAAAHEEEEVEEAEEIELNYPKTQLTFYDDLSLRTCDAKVLGVEDSNKIILDQTIFYPEGGGQPSDIGTIKVDDVDLNITYAEKKDDIVLHHVAEDDVEKLSDIIGKDVVCNIDANRRDLLTRNHTATHIVISSARKVLGKHIWQAGAQKGIEKSRIDLSHYKRISYDELKEIEKLANQRVQQNIPVNIQWYNRTDAERKYGFKLYQGGIVPGKDIRVVEIPGVDVEACAGTHCMRTGDIGAIKILRTERVQDGVERLEYAVSDSAVEKIQENDLIIKESSEIFGVDADQLPKTCERFFNEWKQQQKTIKALEKQVAEAKVSSLENEVRCVGDFKVLTQLLDVEASQLREIAIDTVEKNQVADVAVLINNDGNIVAAANDAVVDYGVKMGDVVSDIGSVLGGRGGGKPNLAQGAKMTELNRIDEAFAVVDSKLGDN; this is encoded by the coding sequence ATGACATTTGAACTTGAAGAATTAGGATATAAAAAACAGGTTTGTCAGAAATGTGGAAATACATTCTGGTCTATCCGTCCAAGAGCAACATGTGGGGATGCTCCATGTGATGAATATGAATTTATTGGAAATCCTGTAACTGATAAACATTACGATTTAATGGGTATTCAGAAGAAATTTAAAGGATTTTTCAAAGATAATGACCATACACCAATTGACAGATATCCTGTTTTAGCAAAAAGATGGAGAAATGACGTATTTCTTGTTGGAGCATCAATTTATGACTTCCAGCCATGGGTAACTAATGGAATGACAAAACCACCTGCAAATCCATTGGTTGTAGCACAGCCATCAATTCGTCTTAATGATGTTGATAATGTTGGAAGAACAGGAAGACATATGACCTGTTTTACAATGGGTGCACACCATGCATTTAACTCAGAAGGCAACAACATCTACTGGCAAAATCAGACATTAAGATACTGTCATGACTTCCTTGTAAGTATTGGAATTAATGAAGAAGAAATTACCTATATTGAATCCTGGTGGAAAGGTGGAGGTAATGAAGGTCCTTCATATGAGATTTGTGCTCATGGTGTAGAACTTGCAACTCTTGTGTTTATCCAGTATGCAACAACAAAAGATGGTCTTAAAGAAATTCCTCTTAAAGTTGTAGATACAGGTTATGGTCTTGAACGTATTGCATGGGTAAGTCAGGGAACACCTACAGCATATGATGCTACATTTGAACCTGTTATTAATTCATTAACAGATCTTAGTGGTGTAGAACTTGATACTGAAATTTTATCTGAAAATGCACGTATTGCAGGTATGATGGATATTGAAGATATATCAGATCTTAAACTTTTACGTAAAAAAGTAGCAGATAAATTATCTGTAGATGTAGATTATCTTAAAGATGCAACAGCTCCAATGGAGGCAATTTATATTGTTGCAGATCATACAAGATGTTTAAGTTTCATGCTTGCTGATGGTATTATTCCATCAAATGTAAAAGAAGGATATCTTGCACGTTTAGTTCTAAGACGTACTGTTAAATACATGAATGAATTAGGACTTAATGAATCATTATCTGATATTATGAAAATACAGCTTGACTTCCTTTCAAAAACATACCCTGAAATTAAAGATAACAAAGACTATATCTTAAATATCACAGATCTTGAAGAAGAAAGATATCATACAACACTCACAAAAGGTACAAATCTTATTAAAAGATCAATTAAAAATCTTAAAAAAGATAATATTACATCATTCCCTAATGATATGCTTATAAACTTCTATGATTCACATGGTATACCACCTGAAACTGTTGAAGCAATAGCAAAAGAAAATGCATTTGATGCAAACATACCAGATAACTTCTACACTCAAATTGCAGCAGCACACGAAGAAGAAGAAGTTGAAGAAGCAGAAGAGATAGAACTTAACTATCCTAAAACACAACTTACATTCTATGATGATCTATCATTACGCACATGTGATGCTAAAGTTCTTGGTGTTGAAGATTCAAATAAAATTATTCTTGATCAAACAATATTCTACCCTGAAGGTGGAGGTCAACCATCAGATATAGGTACAATTAAAGTTGATGATGTAGATTTAAACATCACCTATGCTGAGAAGAAAGATGACATAGTACTTCATCATGTAGCAGAAGATGATGTTGAAAAACTATCAGATATTATAGGTAAAGATGTAGTATGTAATATTGATGCTAACAGACGTGATCTTCTAACACGTAACCATACAGCAACACATATTGTTATATCATCAGCACGTAAAGTTCTTGGAAAACATATCTGGCAGGCTGGAGCTCAGAAAGGTATTGAAAAATCAAGAATTGACTTATCACACTATAAACGTATAAGTTATGATGAACTTAAAGAGATTGAAAAACTTGCAAATCAGAGAGTTCAACAAAATATACCTGTAAATATACAATGGTATAACAGAACTGATGCAGAACGTAAATATGGATTTAAATTATATCAGGGTGGTATTGTACCTGGTAAAGATATTCGTGTTGTTGAAATTCCAGGTGTTGATGTTGAAGCATGTGCAGGTACACATTGTATGCGAACTGGTGATATAGGAGCTATTAAAATCCTAAGAACTGAAAGAGTTCAAGATGGTGTTGAAAGACTTGAATATGCTGTATCTGATTCTGCAGTTGAAAAAATACAGGAAAATGATTTAATTATCAAAGAAAGTAGTGAAATCTTTGGTGTAGATGCAGATCAACTACCTAAAACATGTGAAAGATTCTTTAATGAATGGAAACAACAACAAAAAACAATTAAAGCTCTTGAAAAACAGGTTGCTGAGGCTAAAGTTTCATCACTTGAAAATGAAGTAAGATGTGTTGGTGACTTTAAAGTATTAACACAACTTCTTGATGTTGAAGCATCACAACTTAGAGAGATTGCAATCGATACAGTTGAGAAAAATCAAGTTGCAGATGTTGCAGTTTTAATTAACAATGATGGTAATATTGTTGCAGCAGCAAATGATGCTGTTGTAGATTATGGAGTTAAAATGGGTGATGTAGTATCTGATATTGGATCTGTTCTTGGTGGTCGTGGTGGAGGTAAACCTAACCTTGCACAAGGTGCTAAAATGACAGAACTTAACAGAATTGATGAAGCATTTGCTGTTGTTGACTCTAAATTAGGAGATAATTAG
- a CDS encoding TfuA-related McrA-glycine thioamidation protein, producing the protein MTTIIYTGLSISHKQAKEILPDAIYMPPIKRGDIEEILEKYDDIDIIGIIDGVFHQSPAVAHKEILKALKNGIKVVGGASMGALRACELYPYGMEGVGSIFNDYKNEVIDSDDDVAVALDPESYEQLSESYINIRYNLEFACDDEIITTQQKQQILDAAKQTYYPKRSFEYVIAKSKIDGEIQQQLLGYIKDKNFDIKYEDAKKTINYIKQLKMQQ; encoded by the coding sequence ATGACAACAATAATATATACAGGACTTTCAATATCACACAAACAGGCAAAAGAAATCCTACCCGATGCAATATACATGCCACCCATAAAACGAGGAGACATAGAAGAAATACTAGAAAAATACGATGATATTGACATAATAGGAATAATAGATGGAGTATTTCATCAAAGCCCTGCAGTAGCACATAAAGAAATACTAAAAGCACTAAAGAATGGAATAAAAGTAGTAGGTGGTGCAAGTATGGGAGCACTACGTGCATGTGAACTATATCCTTATGGAATGGAAGGTGTAGGTTCAATATTTAATGATTATAAAAATGAAGTGATAGACTCAGATGATGATGTAGCAGTAGCATTAGATCCTGAAAGCTATGAACAGTTATCTGAATCATACATTAACATACGATACAACCTAGAATTTGCATGTGATGATGAAATAATAACAACACAACAAAAACAACAAATACTAGATGCAGCAAAACAAACATACTACCCGAAAAGGTCATTTGAATATGTTATTGCAAAATCAAAAATTGATGGAGAAATTCAACAACAACTACTAGGATACATAAAAGATAAAAACTTTGATATAAAATATGAGGATGCAAAAAAGACAATAAACTATATCAAACAACTAAAAATGCAACAATAA
- a CDS encoding transcription elongation factor Spt5: MFYAMRVLIGQEKNVAALLAQSIKHEDTGISAILAPEEMQGYIFVESDKTLDMRNPVLKVPNLRSLVEGDVAFDELQSYLNPEPPMINIDKGSVVELTSGPFKGEKAKVVRLDEAKEDVVLELIEAAVPIPVTVKGDQIRLIQREAE, from the coding sequence ATGTTTTATGCAATGAGAGTTCTTATTGGACAAGAAAAGAATGTAGCAGCATTACTTGCACAAAGTATTAAGCATGAAGACACAGGAATATCTGCAATTCTTGCTCCAGAAGAAATGCAAGGTTACATCTTTGTTGAGTCTGATAAAACATTAGATATGAGAAACCCTGTACTTAAAGTACCAAACTTGAGAAGTTTAGTCGAAGGAGACGTAGCATTTGACGAACTTCAATCATACCTTAACCCTGAACCTCCAATGATCAACATTGACAAAGGCAGTGTTGTTGAATTGACTTCAGGACCATTTAAAGGTGAAAAAGCTAAAGTTGTAAGACTTGATGAAGCTAAAGAAGACGTTGTATTGGAATTAATTGAAGCAGCAGTTCCAATACCTGTTACAGTAAAGGGTGACCAAATCAGATTAATACAAAGGGAGGCTGAATAG